Proteins found in one Phocoena sinus isolate mPhoSin1 chromosome 5, mPhoSin1.pri, whole genome shotgun sequence genomic segment:
- the CAMK2D gene encoding calcium/calmodulin-dependent protein kinase type II subunit delta isoform X10, whose protein sequence is MLKYQIHTGLQHSIIRPTQPNCLPLDNATLPQKLKEVGYSTHMVGKWHLGFYRKECMPTKRGFDTFFGSLLGSGDYYTHYKCDSPGMCGYDLYENDNAAWDYDNGIYSTQMYTQRVQQILASRDPRKPIFLYIAYQAVHSPLQAPGRYFEHYRSIININRRRYAAMLSCLDEAINNVTLALKTYGFYNNSIIIYSSDNGGQPTAGGSNWPLRGSKGTYWEGGIRAVGFVHSPLLKNKGTVCKELVHITDWYPTLISLAEGQIDEDIQLDGYDIWETISEGLRSPRVDILHNIDPIYTKAKNGSWAAGYGIWNTAIQSAIRVQHWKLLTGNPGYSDWVPPQSFSNLGPNRWHNERITLSTGKSVWLFNITADPYERVDLSNRYPGVVKQLLRRLSQFNKTAVPVRYPPKDPRSNPRLNGGVWGPWYKEENKKQKLRKNKTEKKQKKSKTRKKQQKAGSFTNCRLGVPRG, encoded by the coding sequence GTATCAGATACATACTGGACTTCAACATTCTATCATAAGACCTACACAGCCCAACTGCTTACCTCTGGACAATGCAACCCTACCTCAGAAGCTGAAAGAGGTTGGATATTCAACACATATGGTTGGAAAATGGCATTTGGGTTTTTATAGAAAAGAATGTATGCCCACCAAGAGAGGATTTGATACCTTTTTTGGTTCCCTCTTGGGAAGTGGCGATTACTATACACACTACAAATGTGACAGTCCCGGGATGTGTGGCTATGACTTGTACGAAAATGACAATGCTGCCTGGGACTACGACAATGGCATATACTCCACACAGATGTACACTCAGAGAGTGCAGCAAATCTTAGCTTCTCGTGACCCCAGAAAgcctatatttttatatattgcctACCAAGCTGTGCACTCTCCACTGCAAGCCCCTGGCAGGTATTTTGAACACTACAGATCCATTATCAACATAAATAGGCGCAGGTATGCTGCCATGCTTTCCTGCTTAGACGAAGCAATCAACAATGTGACCCTGGCTCTAAAGACATATGGTTTCTATAACAACAGCATTATCATATACTCTTCAGATAACGGTGGCCAGCCCACAGCAGGAGGAAGTAACTGGCCCCTCAGAGGTAGCAAAGGAACCTACTGGGAAGGGGGGATCCGGGCTGTTGGCTTCGTGCACAGCCCACTTCTGAAAAACAAGGGAACGGTGTGTAAGGAGCTTGTGCACATCACTGACTGGTACCCCACTCTGATTTCACTGGCTGAAGGACAAATTGATGAGGACATTCAACTGGATGGCTATGACATCTGGGAGACCATAAGTGAAGGCCTTCGTTCTCCCCGAGTAGATATTTTGCACAACATCGACCCCATTTATACCAAGGCAAAAAATGGCTCCTGGGCGGCAGGCTATGGGATCTGGAACACTGCCATCCAGTCGGCCATCAGAGTGCAGCACTGGAAACTGCTCACAGGGAACCCCGGGTACAGTGACTGGGTGCCCCCTCAGTCGTTCAGCAACCTAGGGCCGAACCGGTGGCACAACGAACGGATCACGTTGTCAACTGGCAAAAGTGTATGGCTGTTCAACATCACAGCCGACCCCTACGAGAGAGTGGACCTTTCTAACAGGTACCCCGGAGTCGTGAAGCAGCTCCTCCGGAGGCTCTCACAGTTCAACAAGACGGCTGTGCCTGTCAGATACCCCCCCAAAGACCCCAGAAGTAACCCACGGCTCAATGGAGGCGTCTGGGGACCATGgtataaagaggaaaacaagaaacagaagctACGCAAAAATAAGACTGAGAAAAAGCAGAAGAAGAGTAAGACAAGGAAGAAACAGCAGAAAGCGGGTTCGTTTACAAATTGCCGATTGGGTGTTCCTCGTGGATAG